In Sporocytophaga myxococcoides, a genomic segment contains:
- a CDS encoding PD40 domain-containing protein produces MRFIYIWFLSLFFVSNAYSQAYIDQFGKNRIQYKSFKWRVFTTHNFEIFYNEGDMELAQSAGRYAEEELERVIELIGFTPYDRIRMIVYASPQKSEQSNIGLGEDLVVVGGNTSFVKSRIEVSYKGSQVDFKKEITYGITKILLNVMMYGGSLKDVVQSSYLLSLPEWYIRGLAAYVAYGNSPYMNSHVRGALEKKKYKVPAALTGREAELAGHGIWNYIVEKYGLYTVPNLLNLTRIVRNEEAAIESTLGIPYSIFLAEFRNFYLGINNNLKKEYKEPQDDKYLRLNSSKKNALSAVKVNSKGNRMAFVKFQDGKYKLFAVEITDKGKQESSTIRKGGTRSAQRDFDVHNPTFTWKSDDELAFIYTKSDKTYLEIHNLKTRDKVKKKITYFKHVFDFAFSEDGTAIIFSADKDGQTDLFLMDNARGGMKQITNDIFDDLSPSFYGTTKEIIFASNRSSDTLILPKKEIYKPLEQYSLFKYNGSNKLVRLTNDINVMQPVFVKSSNSVLFISDNDKIDNLYGLNLTDKKLSRKSAFLYNIKSFHISSANNNLVTINRVGGKERAYFFPHYNLDSVFTRLEPSTRIDEKTDDNITRSEKQEFEYNSKEKVKEINLDDFRFESELKDTINKGRVAEIPLRPELADTNKNQLQKRTSFLGPYPYRNFFGIDNVISTILIDPLRGLGILLEGQMSDVLGNHRINVGAFGVADLKTNNIFGEYIYLKKRIDLKVRYDRKNLFASNESTSSQIYTLNKLTFTESYPFSVYSRLSVSPFAAFTRRAVTETTSKDITQGYQGLNLSFVFDNTIKLGLNMIEGTRFILSAEQYVANGTSSNNFGKINLDLRRYQRIYKEIVLAARVAGGSFTGNAKKNFLLGGMDNWLFNSTDNSSPNSPLAISQFKNNSDLLFIEYAMPMRGFIYNSQFGSRYVLMNAELRIPFRAIYRQPISSSFLRNFQLVAFTDAGSAWTGDTPFSKNNSINTTIAGGNGNPFTAQVRNYVNPFLVGYGLGARTLLLGYYVKVDVAWGIKNNVVQSPLLYFTFGYDF; encoded by the coding sequence ATGCGTTTTATTTATATCTGGTTCCTCTCATTGTTTTTTGTATCAAATGCTTATTCTCAGGCTTACATAGATCAGTTTGGCAAAAACAGAATCCAATATAAAAGTTTTAAATGGAGGGTTTTTACAACTCATAACTTTGAAATCTTCTATAACGAGGGAGATATGGAGCTTGCTCAGAGTGCTGGAAGGTATGCTGAGGAAGAATTGGAAAGAGTTATTGAGCTTATTGGTTTTACTCCATATGACAGAATTAGGATGATTGTTTATGCTTCTCCTCAGAAGAGTGAGCAAAGTAATATTGGATTGGGAGAGGATCTTGTGGTTGTTGGTGGTAATACAAGCTTTGTGAAATCTAGAATTGAAGTATCTTACAAAGGAAGCCAGGTAGATTTTAAAAAGGAAATTACATATGGCATTACAAAAATACTTCTGAATGTAATGATGTATGGAGGAAGCCTTAAAGATGTAGTACAGAGTTCATATTTGCTAAGCTTGCCGGAGTGGTATATTAGAGGACTTGCAGCTTACGTTGCTTATGGTAATTCTCCATATATGAATTCTCATGTGAGAGGTGCACTTGAGAAAAAAAAATATAAAGTGCCAGCGGCCCTGACTGGAAGAGAAGCTGAACTTGCCGGTCACGGTATCTGGAATTATATTGTTGAAAAATACGGTCTTTATACTGTACCTAATCTTCTAAACCTTACTCGTATTGTAAGAAACGAAGAGGCCGCCATTGAGAGTACGCTTGGAATTCCTTATTCAATTTTTTTAGCCGAATTCAGAAATTTTTACTTGGGTATAAATAACAATCTGAAAAAAGAGTACAAAGAACCTCAGGATGATAAATATTTAAGATTAAATTCCTCTAAAAAGAATGCTTTAAGTGCAGTAAAGGTTAATTCTAAGGGGAATAGAATGGCGTTTGTGAAGTTTCAGGATGGAAAATATAAGTTATTTGCGGTTGAGATAACAGACAAAGGGAAACAGGAATCAAGTACTATAAGAAAGGGGGGGACCAGAAGTGCGCAACGCGATTTTGATGTACATAATCCCACATTTACCTGGAAGTCAGATGATGAACTTGCTTTTATCTATACCAAAAGCGACAAAACGTATTTGGAAATTCACAACCTGAAAACCAGAGATAAGGTAAAAAAGAAGATTACTTATTTCAAACATGTTTTTGATTTTGCTTTTTCAGAGGATGGAACAGCGATAATATTCAGTGCAGATAAAGATGGGCAAACAGATTTGTTTTTAATGGATAATGCCCGTGGAGGAATGAAGCAAATAACTAATGACATCTTTGATGACCTGTCTCCTTCATTCTATGGGACAACTAAAGAAATAATATTTGCCTCGAACAGAAGTTCCGATACACTGATACTGCCTAAAAAGGAAATTTATAAGCCCTTAGAGCAATATTCGTTATTTAAGTACAATGGGAGTAATAAATTAGTAAGACTTACTAATGATATCAATGTAATGCAGCCAGTATTTGTAAAATCTTCAAATTCAGTTTTGTTTATCTCAGACAATGATAAGATTGATAATTTATACGGCCTGAACTTAACCGATAAAAAGTTATCCAGAAAATCAGCTTTTTTATATAATATTAAATCATTCCATATATCAAGTGCTAACAATAATCTGGTTACTATAAACAGGGTTGGAGGAAAAGAAAGAGCTTACTTTTTTCCTCATTATAACCTTGATTCAGTTTTTACAAGACTAGAGCCTTCTACAAGAATTGATGAGAAAACTGACGATAACATTACAAGATCTGAGAAGCAGGAGTTTGAATACAATTCGAAAGAAAAAGTTAAAGAAATAAATTTAGATGATTTCAGATTTGAGTCCGAACTGAAAGATACTATTAATAAAGGAAGGGTTGCGGAAATTCCATTAAGGCCAGAACTTGCCGATACTAATAAAAATCAATTGCAGAAAAGAACATCTTTTCTTGGGCCATATCCATATAGAAACTTTTTTGGCATTGATAATGTCATTTCAACAATACTAATTGATCCATTAAGAGGACTGGGCATATTACTTGAAGGCCAAATGTCAGATGTTCTTGGCAATCATAGAATAAACGTTGGAGCTTTTGGGGTTGCTGATTTAAAAACTAATAATATATTCGGAGAATATATTTATCTGAAGAAGAGAATTGACCTCAAAGTCAGGTATGATAGAAAAAATTTGTTTGCCTCAAATGAGTCGACGTCTTCTCAGATTTATACTTTGAATAAATTAACATTTACTGAATCATATCCTTTCTCTGTCTATTCCAGATTAAGTGTAAGTCCGTTTGCGGCTTTTACGAGAAGAGCTGTTACTGAAACGACTTCTAAGGATATTACCCAAGGATATCAGGGACTTAATCTCAGCTTTGTTTTTGATAACACCATAAAGCTAGGTTTGAATATGATTGAGGGAACAAGGTTTATTCTTAGTGCAGAGCAGTATGTAGCTAATGGGACTTCTTCGAACAATTTTGGTAAAATTAACCTTGATCTGAGAAGGTATCAGAGAATTTATAAAGAAATTGTTCTGGCAGCGCGTGTTGCTGGTGGATCATTCACTGGTAATGCAAAGAAAAACTTTTTACTTGGTGGAATGGACAACTGGTTGTTTAATTCAACTGACAATTCATCACCTAACAGTCCTTTAGCTATATCTCAGTTTAAAAATAACTCTGATTTACTTTTCATTGAATATGCAATGCCAATGAGAGGTTTTATTTATAATTCACAGTTTGGTTCACGTTATGTGCTGATGAATGCTGAGTTAAGAATACCATTCAGAGCTATATACAGACAGCCAATATCTTCTTCATTTTTAAGAAATTTTCAGTTAGTAGCATTTACAGATGCTGGATCAGCCTGGACAGGTGATACACCTTTTAGTAAAAATAATAGCATTAACACTACAATTGCCGGAGGAAACGGAAACCCTTTTACGGCTCAGGTTAGAAACTATGTGAATCCATTCCTGGTGGGCTATGGACTTGGAGCCAGAACTTTATTATTGGGATACTATGTAAAAGTAGATGTAGCTTGGGGAATTAAAAATAATGTAGTTCAGTCTCCACTATTGTATTTTACTTTTGGATATGATTTTTAA
- a CDS encoding NAD(P)/FAD-dependent oxidoreductase, protein MIYDYIIVGQGIAGSVLGYTLIKKGLKTLIIDGGENNSSKVAAGIFNPITGKRMVKTWKAEQLFPFLNEFYPEMEKDLEAKFFYPLPIFRPFGSIEEQNHWVSNSDEAYNKFSRVVTSSDDFPINKNKHFGGLSLFKGGYVDTVTLLSAALRYFDKRESIISEKFSCSDLVFENEGIRWGNYKARKVIFAEGYLNQFNPYFNWIPYIPVKGEVLTLKTHFPLKQIISKGVFVVPLYNGNLKAGSTYDWKDLTDEVTQKAREEIENKLKDLVSFDFEYVRQEAGIRPSTSDRRPILGLHPQYPQLAIFNGLGTKGISLAPYFAEQLFSFLEENKSLDNEVNISRFESFFHRH, encoded by the coding sequence ATGATTTATGATTATATTATAGTAGGACAAGGCATTGCTGGCTCCGTTTTGGGATATACATTAATAAAAAAAGGTCTTAAAACTCTCATTATCGACGGAGGGGAAAATAACTCATCAAAAGTAGCGGCAGGAATTTTTAATCCGATTACGGGTAAGAGGATGGTTAAGACCTGGAAAGCAGAGCAATTGTTCCCGTTTTTGAATGAATTTTACCCTGAAATGGAGAAAGATCTCGAAGCAAAGTTTTTTTATCCATTGCCTATTTTCAGGCCATTTGGCTCTATTGAAGAACAAAATCATTGGGTAAGTAATTCTGATGAAGCATATAATAAATTTTCAAGGGTGGTTACCTCATCAGATGATTTTCCTATTAATAAAAACAAACATTTTGGCGGTCTAAGTCTTTTTAAAGGAGGTTATGTAGATACAGTAACATTGCTTTCAGCAGCACTCAGATATTTTGATAAAAGGGAAAGCATTATCAGTGAAAAGTTCAGTTGCTCTGACCTGGTATTTGAAAATGAAGGTATAAGGTGGGGAAATTACAAGGCAAGAAAAGTTATTTTCGCTGAAGGTTATCTGAATCAATTTAACCCCTATTTTAATTGGATCCCATATATCCCTGTGAAAGGGGAGGTTTTAACTTTAAAAACTCACTTCCCTTTGAAACAGATTATAAGCAAAGGAGTATTTGTAGTTCCGTTGTATAATGGAAATTTAAAGGCTGGGTCTACATATGATTGGAAAGACTTGACAGATGAGGTTACCCAAAAGGCCAGAGAGGAAATTGAAAATAAATTGAAAGATCTTGTAAGTTTTGATTTTGAATATGTAAGACAGGAAGCAGGAATTCGGCCATCTACGAGTGACCGAAGACCAATATTAGGATTACATCCCCAATACCCACAACTGGCAATATTTAACGGTTTAGGTACAAAGGGAATAAGTTTGGCACCATATTTTGCAGAGCAATTATTTTCTTTTTTAGAAGAAAATAAATCTCTGGATAATGAAGTTAATATATCTAGGTTTGAATCATTCTTTCACCGCCATTGA
- the porU gene encoding type IX secretion system sortase PorU, with the protein MKFIQLLLILLLVDSFKVFAQNVNSNSGISIQWGNPITLQTKDHDIKVPDFLSANHLEIHGFLPSYHIRIYDEVVEEIEIFADSTEIVDAETAKLIREAAKEGFAPFISISYFKGKPVSDIFVVPILTTADSYLKLRAFSYSYKTRRNKSVGTDSRKIIRKANNSYLSSTSTSTSVLANGEWFKFSIPYSGVFKIDYNLLLKIGINPSGINPRELKIYGNGGGMLPQSNSIPRYDDLVENSIFVFGEDDGKFDPQDYILFYGVGPHVWKYNEIERSFNHSYNLYSDLSYYFLTIGPDNGLRISDQSSLSNATATIDQFDERYFFEKDEAQVMTTPWVPSGRLWIGDIFNYNLQNTYNYDATGIIQNSNIIIRSACVGRSTTASSFNVSINNILIGSHEFKIPRYFEIPASDDTYIGEYKIDTWQINSSAIAGNNFSIKYSFNKNGKSEARGYLDFFEVFIKKKLQLYGNQTSFRSLQSLNNSISEYSIAGTNNSELIWEITDPLFVKNQNYDFKSGQSSFSANSSILKEYIIFKPDNVSAPAFESRVENQNLHGITQSGIPDNLIITTDEFLKPANELAQFHKNFDNLDSYVVTVKKIYNEFSSGAQDISAIRDFIKMVYDRSRPGDSLQFVTLFGDCSVDYKNRIPNNTNLIPVYQSRESLHSLLSYSSDDFYGLLDDNEGNWEENLNVNDKMEIGIGRLPVRTESEAYEVVEKIKKYKSNQSLGKWRNNITLIAGNLAPKDSDTNSFLSAAETLADIITQRGKDYNLNKIYLPSYPLIYTPSGAICPLANEAIQNEFEKGTLILNYIGHGNEVQLSQENILNTTSLANLKNQFQLPFLVAATCQFGRYDFPEIQSGVEVALRNREGGSIGSLAPTRPVYNLYNQALNEAFYKTAFLKMGTQFLTLGEIILFTKNNSTRGIYNRSYTLIGDPCLTLNYPREEILVTQINGQYTGGTSDTLKALQKAKIEGEIRSGGNIISDYNGILRLTLFDKETSINTINRPITTYSVQNKLIYDGNASIRNGRFAVEFIIPKDISYQYDNGKISLYASNFPSVRDGAGSSTNIIIGGSDNNATDDITPPIIKAYLNDESFVFGGITNSNPKLIVNLFDESGINLASSGIGHEISLILDNSNERIILNEFYTTKLDNYKNGTVTFNLKNLTPGNHSLKIKAWDTYNNSSDTYLEFVVVNKEDVDISNVLNYPNPFTTHTEFHFDHNRAGDDIDVKIQIYTVSGKLIKTISERFYISPAHISNIFWDGLDDFGDKIGKGVYVYKVSVKSLSDGNHKSKFQKLFILN; encoded by the coding sequence ATGAAATTCATTCAACTACTTTTAATCCTTTTACTAGTAGATTCTTTCAAGGTTTTTGCTCAAAATGTTAACTCAAATTCAGGAATAAGTATACAATGGGGAAACCCCATTACATTGCAGACTAAAGATCATGATATAAAAGTTCCTGACTTTCTTTCCGCAAATCATCTCGAAATTCATGGTTTTCTTCCCTCCTATCACATCCGAATCTATGATGAAGTAGTAGAAGAAATAGAAATTTTTGCTGACTCTACAGAAATAGTAGATGCTGAGACAGCGAAGCTCATAAGAGAAGCGGCTAAAGAAGGATTTGCTCCTTTTATTTCCATAAGTTATTTCAAAGGCAAACCAGTAAGTGATATTTTCGTTGTTCCTATCCTGACTACTGCAGATTCATACTTAAAGCTAAGAGCATTTTCATATAGCTATAAGACCCGTAGAAATAAATCTGTTGGGACCGATTCAAGAAAGATTATCAGGAAAGCCAACAACTCCTATCTCTCTTCTACTAGCACATCTACCTCCGTGCTTGCTAATGGAGAATGGTTTAAATTTAGTATTCCCTATTCTGGAGTTTTTAAAATTGATTACAACCTCCTTTTAAAAATAGGTATCAATCCATCCGGCATTAATCCAAGAGAACTGAAGATATATGGTAATGGAGGAGGTATGCTTCCTCAAAGCAATTCCATACCCAGATATGATGATCTTGTTGAGAATTCTATTTTTGTATTTGGGGAAGATGATGGGAAATTTGATCCCCAAGATTATATATTATTTTACGGAGTAGGTCCACATGTATGGAAATACAATGAAATAGAAAGATCATTTAATCATTCTTACAACCTGTATTCTGATCTCTCCTATTATTTCCTCACCATCGGGCCTGACAATGGTCTCCGGATAAGTGATCAAAGTTCACTCAGTAATGCTACTGCAACTATCGACCAATTTGATGAGAGGTATTTCTTTGAAAAAGATGAAGCACAGGTAATGACTACACCATGGGTCCCTAGTGGAAGATTATGGATAGGAGATATATTTAATTATAATTTGCAAAATACTTATAACTATGATGCTACGGGTATTATTCAAAACAGCAATATAATTATAAGATCGGCTTGTGTCGGTCGGTCTACGACAGCCTCGTCATTTAATGTATCAATAAACAATATTTTAATTGGCTCACATGAGTTTAAAATTCCCAGATACTTTGAAATACCTGCATCAGACGATACATATATAGGAGAATACAAAATTGATACATGGCAAATCAATAGTTCAGCAATAGCTGGGAATAACTTTTCTATTAAATATTCTTTCAACAAAAATGGCAAATCAGAAGCAAGAGGTTACCTGGATTTTTTCGAAGTCTTTATCAAAAAAAAGCTTCAGCTTTATGGAAATCAAACATCCTTCAGATCATTACAAAGCCTGAACAATTCAATATCAGAATATAGTATTGCAGGTACTAACAATTCAGAACTTATCTGGGAGATTACAGATCCTCTATTTGTTAAAAATCAAAACTATGATTTTAAATCAGGACAATCATCGTTCTCAGCCAATTCATCCATATTAAAAGAATATATTATATTCAAACCTGATAATGTAAGCGCTCCAGCCTTCGAGAGTAGAGTTGAGAATCAGAACCTACACGGCATCACACAATCAGGTATACCGGACAATTTAATAATCACTACAGATGAATTTTTAAAGCCTGCAAATGAATTGGCACAATTTCATAAGAACTTTGACAATCTGGATTCCTATGTGGTTACAGTAAAAAAAATATATAATGAATTTTCATCCGGAGCTCAGGATATTTCTGCGATCAGAGATTTTATTAAAATGGTATATGACAGAAGCAGACCTGGAGACAGCTTGCAATTTGTGACCCTCTTCGGAGACTGCTCAGTGGATTATAAAAACAGAATTCCTAACAATACAAACCTTATCCCTGTATACCAATCCCGTGAATCACTGCATTCCTTATTATCTTATTCATCCGATGATTTTTATGGTTTACTGGATGATAATGAAGGAAACTGGGAAGAAAATCTTAATGTCAATGACAAAATGGAAATAGGAATAGGCAGACTCCCTGTAAGAACAGAATCTGAAGCATATGAAGTTGTCGAAAAAATTAAAAAATACAAATCAAATCAATCGCTGGGGAAGTGGCGGAATAACATTACTTTGATTGCAGGTAATTTAGCTCCCAAAGACTCTGATACCAATTCCTTTCTATCGGCAGCAGAAACACTTGCTGACATCATTACCCAGAGAGGCAAAGACTATAATCTCAATAAAATTTACCTTCCTTCATATCCTTTAATATATACACCATCAGGCGCCATCTGCCCTTTGGCTAATGAAGCGATACAAAATGAATTTGAAAAAGGTACCTTAATATTAAACTATATAGGACATGGCAATGAGGTACAACTCTCTCAGGAAAATATTCTTAATACCACTTCCCTTGCTAATCTTAAAAATCAATTTCAATTACCCTTCCTAGTAGCTGCTACTTGTCAATTCGGGAGGTATGATTTCCCTGAAATCCAATCGGGAGTGGAGGTTGCTTTGAGAAACCGAGAGGGTGGTTCTATAGGGTCTTTAGCACCTACCAGGCCAGTATATAACCTTTACAATCAAGCTCTCAATGAAGCTTTTTATAAAACAGCTTTTCTAAAAATGGGGACTCAATTTTTAACTCTTGGAGAAATTATTCTTTTTACAAAAAACAATAGTACACGTGGCATTTATAACAGGAGCTATACTTTAATCGGAGATCCTTGTCTTACTTTAAACTATCCACGAGAGGAAATTCTTGTAACACAAATAAACGGACAATACACCGGTGGAACATCTGATACACTTAAAGCTTTGCAAAAGGCGAAGATTGAAGGGGAAATAAGATCGGGTGGAAATATTATTTCAGATTATAATGGGATCCTGCGGCTAACTCTCTTTGACAAAGAAACCTCTATCAATACTATTAATAGGCCGATCACAACATACAGCGTTCAAAACAAACTCATTTATGACGGGAATGCATCTATAAGGAATGGGAGATTTGCAGTTGAGTTTATTATTCCAAAAGATATTTCATATCAATACGACAATGGTAAAATCAGTCTTTATGCCAGCAATTTCCCTAGTGTACGAGACGGTGCTGGTTCTTCAACCAATATCATTATCGGAGGATCTGATAATAATGCAACCGATGACATCACTCCACCAATCATCAAAGCTTATCTGAACGATGAGTCATTTGTCTTTGGGGGAATTACTAATTCAAATCCAAAACTCATTGTTAATTTATTTGACGAAAGTGGAATAAATCTGGCTTCTTCAGGCATTGGTCATGAGATTTCATTAATCCTCGATAATTCAAACGAGCGCATCATATTAAATGAATTTTATACCACTAAACTGGATAATTACAAGAATGGAACTGTTACTTTTAATTTAAAAAATCTTACACCGGGAAATCATTCATTAAAAATAAAAGCCTGGGATACTTATAATAACTCTTCCGATACCTATTTGGAATTTGTTGTTGTAAACAAAGAAGATGTTGATATCTCCAATGTTTTGAATTATCCAAACCCCTTTACTACTCATACTGAATTTCATTTTGATCACAACAGAGCTGGAGATGATATTGATGTAAAAATTCAGATTTATACTGTCTCTGGTAAATTAATTAAAACCATTTCTGAAAGATTTTATATTTCACCTGCCCATATTTCAAATATATTTTGGGATGGCCTTGACGACTTTGGTGATAAAATTGGTAAAGGAGTATATGTATATAAAGTTTCGGTTAAATCACTTTCTGACGGAAATCATAAATCAAAGTTTCAAAAGCTCTTTATTCTCAATTAA
- a CDS encoding MBL fold metallo-hydrolase produces MIQVHSFVFNPFQENTYILFDETREAIIIDPGCYEKDEQKDLTAFIESKDLKVKSLINTHCHVDHVLGNSFVKDHYKVELGIHPIELNLLRAVKSYAFNYGFAGYHGTEPEYYLNEGDKVKFGNSKLEVLFVPGHAPGHIALYSKEQAFCIAGDVLFNRSIGRTDLPGGNFETLIHSIQTKLFVLPDNTVIFPGHGPSTTIGEEKRYNPYCATIK; encoded by the coding sequence ATGATTCAGGTTCATTCATTTGTATTTAATCCCTTTCAGGAAAACACTTATATTCTTTTCGACGAAACCCGAGAAGCTATAATTATAGATCCAGGCTGTTATGAAAAAGATGAGCAGAAAGACCTTACTGCTTTTATTGAATCAAAAGATTTAAAGGTAAAATCTTTGATCAACACTCATTGCCACGTAGATCATGTTTTAGGCAATAGCTTTGTAAAAGATCATTACAAAGTAGAGTTAGGCATTCATCCGATAGAATTGAATCTATTAAGAGCAGTAAAAAGTTATGCATTCAATTATGGATTTGCAGGGTATCATGGCACAGAGCCAGAGTACTATTTGAATGAAGGAGATAAAGTAAAATTTGGAAATTCAAAACTCGAGGTTCTATTTGTACCAGGTCATGCTCCTGGTCATATAGCATTATACAGTAAAGAACAAGCTTTCTGTATTGCTGGAGATGTTCTATTTAATAGAAGCATAGGAAGAACAGATCTTCCCGGTGGAAACTTTGAAACATTGATCCACAGTATTCAAACAAAACTATTTGTCCTTCCGGATAATACAGTAATATTTCCTGGACACGGCCCTTCCACCACCATTGGAGAAGAAAAACGTTACAATCCATACTGCGCAACAATAAAATGA
- the pssA gene encoding CDP-diacylglycerol--serine O-phosphatidyltransferase: MIIKKHIPNFVTCLNLLSGCIGITEAFKGNLVNAALLIIAGAIFDFFDGFIARLVKASSPIGKDLDSLADVITFGLLPGVILFNLLSTNDNLPLGIKYIPLIVPVFSALRLAKFNNDPRQTGSFIGVPTPANALLIGSLPLITEFNSDLNLNFIIFNPLFLILLSVIMSILLVSEIPLFALKFKTFNWKDNQITYIFLIISSILLLSIKVAAIPLIVILYVILSIINNSVFKKTK; the protein is encoded by the coding sequence ATGATCATAAAAAAACACATCCCTAATTTTGTTACCTGTTTAAACCTGTTATCGGGATGTATTGGGATTACCGAAGCATTTAAAGGCAATCTTGTAAATGCTGCGCTTTTAATCATAGCAGGAGCAATTTTTGATTTTTTTGATGGGTTTATTGCCCGTTTAGTTAAAGCCTCTTCCCCAATTGGAAAAGATCTCGATTCCCTTGCAGATGTAATCACTTTTGGATTATTGCCTGGTGTAATACTATTTAATTTATTATCGACTAATGACAATCTTCCTTTGGGCATAAAATACATTCCATTAATTGTTCCAGTTTTTTCTGCACTTCGCTTAGCTAAATTTAATAATGATCCACGTCAAACCGGTTCCTTTATTGGAGTGCCGACACCTGCAAATGCCCTTCTCATTGGATCACTCCCTTTAATTACAGAATTTAATTCAGATTTAAATCTGAATTTTATCATCTTCAATCCCCTTTTCCTAATTTTGCTGAGTGTGATAATGTCCATCCTTCTGGTTTCAGAAATTCCACTATTTGCTTTAAAGTTTAAAACATTTAATTGGAAAGACAATCAAATTACTTATATTTTCCTAATAATCAGCTCCATACTTTTACTTTCAATAAAAGTAGCAGCCATACCATTAATAGTAATTTTATATGTAATTTTGTCCATAATCAATAATTCAGTATTTAAGAAAACCAAATAA